A single window of Candidatus Binatia bacterium DNA harbors:
- the dnaA gene encoding chromosomal replication initiator protein DnaA, protein IWGESGLGKTHLLHAVGHYSQRLFPGMRVRYISTEEFTNDFINSLRDDRKVAFQRRYRDVDVLLVDDIQFLEGKEGTQEEFFHTFNTLHESRRQIVLTSDKFPKDIPDLEERLRNRFEWGLTVDIQTPDIETRLAIIQQKAEAEGFSISPEVAAYIAEQVANNVRELEGALTRLGAHASLRKAEVTLDFAKEVLQPLLGHRPKAPTVEDVQNAVCEHFGLSLTELKSKRRTQNLVVPRMIAMYLTRKLVSLSFPAIGDAFGGRDHSTVIHAQTTITQRLANDAALRTTVERLERAIAGKRAS, encoded by the coding sequence CATCTGGGGCGAGTCCGGGCTGGGCAAGACGCACCTGCTGCACGCGGTCGGCCACTACTCGCAGCGGCTGTTCCCCGGCATGCGGGTTCGGTACATCTCCACCGAGGAATTCACCAACGACTTCATCAACAGCCTGCGCGATGACCGCAAGGTCGCGTTCCAGCGCCGCTACCGGGATGTCGACGTCCTACTCGTGGACGACATCCAGTTCCTAGAAGGAAAGGAAGGAACGCAGGAGGAGTTCTTCCACACCTTCAACACGCTGCACGAGTCGCGCCGGCAGATCGTGCTGACCTCGGACAAGTTCCCCAAGGACATCCCCGATCTCGAGGAGCGGCTACGCAACCGCTTCGAGTGGGGTCTCACGGTCGACATCCAGACGCCGGACATCGAGACGCGGCTCGCGATCATCCAGCAGAAGGCGGAAGCCGAGGGCTTCTCGATCTCGCCCGAGGTCGCGGCCTACATCGCCGAGCAGGTGGCGAACAACGTGCGCGAGCTCGAAGGCGCGCTGACGCGTCTCGGTGCGCACGCATCGCTGCGCAAGGCCGAGGTGACGCTCGATTTCGCCAAGGAGGTCCTGCAGCCGCTGCTCGGGCACCGACCCAAGGCGCCGACCGTCGAGGACGTGCAAAACGCCGTGTGCGAGCACTTCGGCCTCTCCCTCACCGAGCTCAAGTCCAAGCGCCGCACGCAGAACCTCGTCGTGCCCCGCATGATCGCGATGTACCTCACGCGCAAGCTGGTGAGTCTGTCGTTCCCCGCGATCGGCGACGCCTTCGGCGGACGCGATCACTCGACGGTGATCCACGCGCAGACCACGATCACGCAGCGTCTCGCCAACGACGCGGCGCTCCGCACGACCGTCGAGCGTCTCGAGCGCGCAATCGCCGGCAAGCGCGCGTCTTGA
- the dnaN gene encoding DNA polymerase III subunit beta: MEFSIDRSEFLQGLSPTQGVVERRNTLPILANVLLEAKNGLTIAATDLEVHIRRRCNAKVKTAGAATVGARKLLELVRELKPGEITVRALENQFIEVVSGRSRVKLVGLPAADFPAFPQSDAKAKPTFSIPSETLAQMIDRTLFAVSTDETRPHLGGVYMTANDATLRFVGTDGHRLALVDQPVKDVKPLEKGIILPRKGLAELRRLLDDGDGVVSATVTANGLRVQQGDVELVMRLVDGEFPNYEQVIPKTMRSKIVVDKTELLSALRRVSVVASDRARGVKLHIGEGQLTISASSPDFGEASEEIEVAYSGEPLSVGFNSRYLTDVLAVLPDEQRVELALIDDASPGIVRSEEDDSYSYVVMPMRL, encoded by the coding sequence ATGGAGTTCTCGATCGACCGAAGCGAGTTCTTGCAGGGGCTCTCTCCGACCCAGGGCGTGGTCGAGCGCCGCAACACCTTGCCGATCCTCGCCAACGTGCTCCTCGAGGCGAAGAACGGCCTCACCATCGCAGCGACCGATCTCGAGGTGCACATCCGTCGGCGCTGCAACGCCAAGGTGAAGACCGCCGGCGCCGCGACGGTCGGCGCGCGCAAGCTGCTCGAGCTCGTGCGCGAGCTGAAGCCGGGCGAGATCACGGTGCGCGCGCTCGAGAACCAGTTCATCGAGGTCGTTTCCGGGCGCTCGCGCGTGAAGCTGGTCGGTCTCCCCGCCGCGGACTTCCCGGCCTTCCCGCAGAGCGACGCGAAGGCGAAGCCGACGTTCTCCATCCCGTCGGAGACGCTCGCGCAGATGATCGACCGCACGCTGTTCGCCGTGTCGACCGACGAGACCCGTCCGCACCTGGGCGGCGTCTACATGACGGCGAACGACGCGACGCTGCGCTTCGTCGGCACCGACGGTCACCGGCTCGCTCTGGTCGATCAGCCGGTGAAGGACGTGAAGCCGCTCGAGAAGGGCATCATCCTGCCGCGCAAGGGTCTCGCCGAGCTACGCCGCCTGCTCGACGACGGTGACGGCGTCGTCAGCGCGACGGTGACCGCGAACGGGCTGCGCGTGCAGCAAGGCGACGTCGAGCTCGTCATGCGGCTCGTCGACGGCGAGTTCCCGAACTACGAGCAGGTGATCCCAAAGACGATGCGGTCGAAGATCGTCGTCGACAAGACGGAGCTGCTTTCGGCCCTGCGGCGCGTCTCGGTCGTCGCGAGCGACCGTGCGCGCGGCGTGAAGCTGCACATCGGCGAGGGCCAGCTCACGATCTCGGCGAGCAGCCCGGACTTCGGCGAGGCCAGCGAGGAGATCGAGGTCGCGTACAGCGGCGAGCCGCTGAGCGTCGGCTTCAACTCGCGCTACCTGACCGACGTGCTCGCGGTGCTGCCCGACGAGCAGCGCGTCGAGCTGGCGCTGATCGACGACGCGAGCCCCGGCATCGTCCGCAGCGAGGAAGACGACTCGTACAGCTACGTCGTCATGCCGATGCGGCTGTGA
- the gyrB gene encoding DNA topoisomerase (ATP-hydrolyzing) subunit B has product MSIDSSITPPPSSSAYGAEQIKVLEGLEAVRKRPGMYIGDTAERGLHHLVYEIVDNSVDEALAGHCTNVEVVIHVDGAVTVTDDGRGIPVDIHPTEGVSAAEVVLTKLHAGGKFDKDAYKVSGGLHGVGISVVNALSEYLEVEIWRDGKVYFQRYHRGRPEAPLAEMGATQKRGTQVTFKPDPLIFPSTDFSFEVLSQRLRELAFLNRGLKISIEDKRSGREHTFHYPGGIASFVEHLNSTKTPVHPDVIYIAGEREGVVIEVAMQWNDGYSETIYSFANSINTHEGGTHLSGFKAALTRTINLYATRAGMLKKEGEALEGDDVREGITAVIAVKVPEPQFEGQTKTKLGNSEVKGFVEALLNEGLGNYLEEHPTEAKKITAKCIEAARVREATRKAKDLARRKGALDSGSLPGKLADCQERDPRLSELFIVEGDSAGGSAKQGRDRRNQAILPLRGKILNVEKARFDKMLSSQEIRLLITALGMGIGKEDRDISKLRYHTLVIMTDADVDGSHIRTLLLTFFYRQYPELIENGHVMIAQPPLYKVKKGKEERYLKDDAALEDYLIELGSDQAQVIGTGSDVPLAGEALANVLRRFSHLDRVLDVIERGRRNREVVLAAAREERLGADAFRDPELLKAIAERLQTTLSENPELQPVTATIDADRAGDVPVITVEVQRGNVRDKTVLSLEFCTSPEFEEVRRLATNLADAGRAPFYVVSNGERIAMPTLPAAVRHIMANARKGLEIQRYKGLGEMNPEQLWATTMDPEKRTLLQVRVEDMPEADLIFSMLMGDAVEPRRKFIEDHALSVKNLDI; this is encoded by the coding sequence ATGTCGATAGATTCTTCGATCACGCCGCCGCCTTCCAGCAGCGCGTACGGGGCCGAGCAGATCAAGGTCCTCGAGGGCCTCGAAGCGGTCCGCAAACGCCCCGGCATGTACATCGGCGACACCGCCGAGCGGGGCCTCCACCACCTGGTCTACGAGATCGTCGACAACTCGGTCGACGAGGCGCTCGCGGGCCACTGCACGAACGTCGAGGTGGTGATCCACGTCGACGGCGCGGTCACCGTCACCGACGACGGCCGCGGCATTCCGGTCGACATCCACCCGACGGAAGGCGTCTCCGCCGCCGAGGTCGTGCTGACCAAGCTCCACGCCGGCGGCAAGTTCGACAAGGACGCCTACAAGGTCTCGGGCGGTCTCCACGGCGTCGGCATCTCGGTGGTGAACGCGCTCTCGGAGTACCTCGAGGTCGAGATCTGGCGTGACGGCAAGGTCTACTTCCAGCGCTACCACCGTGGTCGTCCCGAGGCGCCGCTCGCCGAGATGGGCGCGACCCAGAAGCGCGGCACCCAGGTCACCTTCAAGCCCGACCCGCTGATCTTCCCGTCGACGGACTTCAGCTTCGAGGTCCTGTCGCAGCGTCTGCGCGAGCTCGCGTTCTTGAACCGCGGGCTCAAGATCTCGATCGAGGACAAGCGCAGCGGACGCGAGCACACGTTCCACTACCCGGGCGGCATCGCCTCGTTCGTCGAGCACCTGAACTCGACGAAGACCCCCGTGCACCCCGACGTGATCTACATCGCGGGCGAGCGCGAGGGAGTCGTCATCGAAGTCGCCATGCAGTGGAACGATGGCTACAGCGAGACGATTTACTCCTTCGCCAACAGCATCAACACGCACGAGGGCGGCACCCACCTCTCGGGCTTCAAGGCCGCGCTCACGCGCACGATCAACCTCTACGCGACGCGCGCCGGGATGCTGAAGAAGGAGGGCGAGGCCCTCGAGGGCGACGACGTCCGCGAAGGCATCACCGCGGTGATCGCGGTCAAGGTCCCCGAGCCGCAGTTCGAGGGTCAGACGAAGACCAAGCTCGGCAACAGCGAGGTGAAGGGCTTCGTCGAGGCGCTGCTCAACGAAGGCCTCGGCAACTACCTCGAAGAGCACCCGACCGAGGCGAAGAAGATCACCGCCAAGTGCATCGAGGCGGCGCGCGTGCGCGAGGCGACGCGCAAGGCGAAGGACCTCGCCCGCCGCAAGGGCGCGCTCGACTCTGGATCGCTCCCGGGCAAGCTCGCCGACTGTCAGGAGCGCGACCCGAGGCTCTCGGAGCTCTTCATCGTCGAGGGTGACTCCGCGGGCGGCTCCGCCAAGCAGGGCCGCGATCGCCGCAACCAGGCGATCCTTCCGCTGCGCGGCAAGATCCTCAACGTCGAGAAGGCGCGCTTCGACAAGATGCTGTCGTCGCAGGAGATTCGCCTCCTCATCACCGCCCTCGGCATGGGGATCGGGAAAGAGGATCGCGACATCTCGAAGCTGCGCTACCACACGCTGGTCATCATGACCGACGCAGACGTCGACGGCAGCCACATCCGCACGCTGCTACTGACGTTCTTCTACCGGCAGTATCCCGAGCTGATCGAGAACGGCCACGTCATGATCGCCCAGCCTCCCCTGTACAAGGTCAAGAAGGGGAAGGAGGAGCGCTACCTCAAGGACGACGCGGCCCTCGAGGACTACCTGATCGAGCTCGGCAGCGATCAGGCGCAGGTGATCGGCACGGGCAGCGACGTCCCGCTCGCCGGCGAGGCGCTCGCCAACGTGCTGCGGCGCTTCTCGCACCTCGACCGCGTGCTCGACGTCATCGAGCGCGGACGGCGCAACCGCGAGGTCGTCCTCGCGGCGGCGCGCGAGGAGCGGCTCGGCGCGGACGCGTTCCGCGATCCGGAGCTGCTCAAGGCGATCGCCGAGCGTCTGCAGACGACGCTGTCGGAGAATCCCGAGCTGCAGCCGGTCACGGCGACGATCGACGCCGACCGCGCCGGCGACGTGCCTGTGATCACGGTCGAGGTCCAGCGCGGCAACGTGCGGGACAAGACGGTGCTCTCGCTCGAGTTCTGCACCTCGCCCGAGTTCGAGGAGGTGCGCCGGCTCGCGACCAACCTCGCCGACGCGGGACGCGCGCCGTTCTACGTCGTCTCGAACGGCGAGCGCATCGCCATGCCGACGCTGCCGGCCGCCGTCCGCCACATCATGGCGAACGCGCGCAAGGGGCTCGAGATCCAGCGCTACAAGGGCCTCGGCGAGATGAACCCGGAGCAGCTCTGGGCGACCACGATGGACCCCGAGAAGCGCACGCTGCTGCAGGTCCGTGTCGAGGACATGCCCGAGGCCGACCTCATCTTCTCGATGCTGATGGGCGACGCCGTCGAGCCGCGTCGCAAGTTCATCGAAGACCACGCGCTGAGCGTCAAGAACCTCGACATCTAG
- the gyrA gene encoding DNA gyrase subunit A: MSTRILVSIEDEMRQSYMDYAMSVIIGRALPDARDGLKPVHRRVLYAMNELGLEWNRPYKKSARVVGDVVGKYHPHGDSAVYDTIVRLAQDFSMRYPLVDGQGNFGSVDGDAPAAMRYTEVRLARIAGELLADIDRETVDFVPNYDDSEREPLPLPAKIPNLLLNGAAGIAVGMATNIPPHNLREVVDGCVALLENPSLTSLELMRYIPGPDFPTGGFICGSAPIRDAYTTGRGILQMRASAEIEEDPKTGRESIIIDAIPYQVNKARLIERIAELVNEKKIEGISDLRDESDRHGMRIVIELKRDAASQVVLNQLFKLTPMQESFGVNLLAIVEGRPKLLTLRDALQVFLDHRREVVTRRTMYDLRKAEERLHILEGLKIALENLDAVIALIRAAASPSEARTGLCERFGFSEVQAQAILDMRLQRLTNLERDKILEEHRETTELIARLKAILANPAEVDAIIRSELLEIREKYGDDRRTTIIETSDDLSTEDLIAREDVVVTVSHAGYIKRIPASEYRAQRRGGRGKVGATAREEDFIAHLFIASTHDTILFFTNQGRVHWRKVYEIPAGTRTARGKAIVNLLQLGPEEHITAFLPVNRFEPGRYVLFATQRGTVKKTDLMAFSNRRAAGIMAISLEEGDRLIGVRLVETDQEVLLSTKNGQAIRFAESDVRAMGRNAAGVRGISLSDDDEVVAVDILSPGAQILTVSERGQGKRSELDEYRLQRRGGSGIITMKVTEKTGAVIGVAQVFPDDEVMLVTDRGRMIRLRVSDIRVVGRNTQGVKLLDVDDGERVVSMARVVEGDDRGEAAALPADDGADANGNGESVDGNGDTSDGTGGSGGDGPVGGDGSDGGAEPDA, from the coding sequence ATGTCGACCCGCATCCTGGTCAGCATCGAAGACGAGATGCGTCAGTCCTACATGGACTACGCAATGAGCGTGATCATCGGGCGCGCGCTGCCCGATGCACGCGACGGGCTGAAGCCCGTTCATCGCCGCGTCCTGTACGCGATGAACGAGCTCGGGCTCGAGTGGAACCGGCCGTACAAGAAGTCCGCACGCGTCGTCGGTGACGTCGTCGGCAAGTACCACCCGCACGGCGACTCGGCGGTCTACGACACCATCGTCCGCCTCGCCCAGGACTTCTCGATGCGCTACCCGCTCGTCGACGGCCAGGGCAACTTCGGCTCGGTCGACGGCGACGCGCCGGCGGCGATGCGCTACACGGAGGTGCGCCTCGCGCGCATCGCGGGTGAGCTGCTCGCGGACATCGACCGCGAGACCGTCGACTTCGTCCCGAACTACGACGACTCCGAGCGCGAGCCGCTACCGCTGCCGGCGAAGATCCCGAACCTGCTGCTGAACGGTGCGGCGGGCATCGCCGTCGGCATGGCGACCAACATCCCGCCGCACAACCTGCGCGAGGTCGTCGACGGCTGCGTGGCATTGCTCGAGAACCCGAGCCTCACGTCGCTCGAGCTCATGCGCTACATCCCCGGCCCCGACTTCCCGACCGGGGGCTTCATCTGCGGCAGCGCGCCGATCCGCGACGCCTACACCACCGGCCGCGGTATCCTGCAGATGCGCGCGAGCGCCGAGATCGAAGAAGACCCGAAGACCGGCCGCGAGTCGATCATCATCGACGCGATCCCGTATCAGGTGAACAAGGCGCGCCTGATCGAGCGCATCGCCGAGCTGGTCAACGAGAAGAAGATCGAGGGCATCTCGGATCTGCGCGACGAGTCCGACCGGCACGGCATGCGCATCGTGATCGAGCTCAAGCGCGATGCCGCGAGCCAGGTCGTGCTGAACCAGCTCTTCAAGCTGACGCCGATGCAGGAGTCGTTCGGCGTCAACCTGCTGGCGATCGTCGAGGGTCGTCCGAAGCTGCTGACGCTGCGCGACGCGCTCCAGGTCTTCCTCGACCACCGGCGCGAGGTCGTCACGCGGCGCACGATGTACGACCTGCGCAAGGCCGAGGAGCGGCTGCACATCCTCGAAGGCCTCAAGATCGCGCTCGAGAACCTCGATGCGGTGATCGCGCTGATCCGCGCCGCCGCGAGCCCGAGCGAGGCGCGCACCGGCCTGTGCGAGCGCTTCGGCTTCTCGGAGGTCCAGGCGCAGGCGATCCTCGACATGCGCCTGCAGCGCCTCACCAACCTCGAGCGCGACAAGATCCTCGAGGAGCACCGCGAGACGACCGAGCTGATCGCGCGCCTGAAGGCGATCCTCGCGAACCCGGCCGAGGTCGACGCCATCATCCGCAGCGAGCTGCTCGAGATCCGCGAGAAGTACGGCGACGACCGCCGCACGACGATCATCGAGACCTCGGACGACCTGTCGACCGAGGACCTGATCGCGCGCGAGGACGTCGTCGTCACGGTGTCACACGCGGGCTACATCAAGCGCATCCCGGCGAGCGAGTACCGCGCGCAGCGGCGCGGTGGACGCGGCAAGGTCGGCGCGACGGCGCGCGAAGAGGATTTCATCGCGCACCTGTTCATCGCCTCGACGCACGACACGATCCTCTTTTTCACCAACCAGGGCCGTGTGCACTGGCGCAAGGTCTACGAGATTCCGGCGGGCACGCGCACCGCGCGCGGCAAGGCGATCGTCAACCTGCTGCAGCTCGGGCCGGAGGAGCACATCACGGCCTTCCTGCCCGTGAACCGCTTCGAGCCGGGACGCTACGTGCTGTTCGCCACGCAGCGCGGCACCGTCAAGAAGACCGACCTCATGGCGTTCTCGAACCGGCGCGCCGCGGGGATCATGGCGATCAGCCTCGAGGAGGGTGACCGCCTGATCGGCGTGCGTCTGGTCGAGACCGACCAGGAGGTCCTGCTGTCGACGAAGAACGGTCAGGCGATCCGCTTCGCCGAGAGCGACGTGCGCGCCATGGGCCGCAACGCCGCCGGCGTGCGCGGCATCTCGCTGTCGGACGACGACGAGGTCGTCGCGGTCGACATCCTGTCGCCGGGCGCGCAGATCCTCACGGTGTCCGAGCGCGGTCAGGGCAAGCGCAGCGAGCTCGACGAGTACCGTCTGCAGCGTCGCGGCGGCAGCGGCATCATCACCATGAAGGTCACCGAGAAGACCGGCGCCGTGATCGGCGTCGCGCAGGTCTTCCCGGACGACGAGGTGATGCTGGTCACCGACCGCGGACGCATGATCCGGCTGCGCGTGAGCGACATCCGCGTCGTCGGGCGCAACACGCAGGGCGTCAAGCTGCTCGACGTCGACGACGGCGAGCGGGTCGTCAGCATGGCGCGCGTCGTCGAGGGCGACGACCGCGGCGAGGCGGCGGCGCTGCCCGCGGACGACGGTGCGGACGCGAACGGCAACGGCGAGTCCGTCGACGGGAACGGGGATACGTCCGACGGCACCGGCGGTTCGGGTGGCGACGGGCCGGTCGGCGGCGACGGCTCGGACGGCGGCGCCGAGCCAGACGCCTAG
- a CDS encoding tRNA-dihydrouridine synthase family protein, translating into MSALLEAALERWRPLRSRGITVDFPCFLAPMVGLSHVALRQTIARYLPAGTSTLLFTEMLSSRRLPAERIGDRPETAFADGETIVPQLLANEERFIVESLRKLEQMQPVAIDINMGCPVTKALKHNWGVALMGDPRYAEEVVRITVRHSRWPVSVKLRTGLRDDPEYLIDFARMLEEAGASWITIHPRIAAQQRRGNARWEYLARVRDAVRIPVIGNGDVQTADDALAMLRETGCDGVMIGRAAAARPWIFWQIGEALGLPAPPGHEGEAAPGDGYAEGREYARALETFIDEAQRFRSQDALKRVRFFVHWGARWLDFGHELWRRTTSAASTEAVRAIGREFFALPQRMTARTALAS; encoded by the coding sequence GTGTCGGCTCTTCTCGAAGCAGCGCTCGAGCGCTGGCGACCGCTTCGCAGCCGGGGCATCACGGTCGACTTTCCGTGCTTCCTCGCCCCGATGGTCGGGCTGTCGCACGTCGCGTTGCGGCAGACGATCGCGCGCTATCTCCCGGCGGGGACGTCGACGCTGCTCTTCACCGAGATGCTGTCGTCGCGGCGGCTGCCGGCCGAGCGCATCGGTGATCGTCCCGAGACAGCGTTCGCCGACGGCGAGACGATCGTCCCGCAGCTGCTCGCGAACGAGGAGCGCTTCATCGTCGAGTCGCTGCGCAAGCTCGAGCAGATGCAGCCGGTGGCGATCGACATCAACATGGGATGCCCGGTGACGAAGGCGCTCAAGCACAACTGGGGCGTCGCGCTGATGGGCGACCCGCGCTACGCCGAGGAGGTCGTGCGCATCACCGTGCGTCACTCGCGGTGGCCGGTGTCGGTCAAGCTGCGCACCGGGCTGCGCGACGATCCGGAGTACCTGATCGACTTCGCGCGCATGCTCGAGGAGGCGGGCGCCTCGTGGATCACCATCCACCCGCGCATCGCTGCGCAGCAGCGGCGCGGCAACGCACGCTGGGAGTACCTCGCGCGCGTCCGCGACGCCGTCCGCATCCCGGTGATCGGCAACGGCGACGTGCAGACCGCCGACGACGCGCTCGCGATGCTGCGCGAGACCGGCTGCGACGGCGTCATGATCGGTCGTGCGGCGGCGGCGCGACCCTGGATCTTCTGGCAGATCGGCGAGGCGCTCGGCCTACCCGCGCCACCGGGTCACGAGGGCGAGGCCGCGCCGGGCGACGGCTATGCGGAAGGTCGCGAGTACGCCCGCGCGCTCGAGACTTTCATCGACGAGGCGCAGCGCTTTCGCAGCCAGGATGCGCTCAAGCGCGTGCGCTTCTTCGTGCACTGGGGCGCGCGCTGGCTCGACTTCGGACACGAGCTCTGGCGTCGCACGACGAGCGCCGCGAGCACGGAGGCCGTGCGCGCGATCGGTCGCGAGTTCTTCGCGCTGCCGCAGCGGATGACGGCGCGCACCGCGCTCGCGAGCTGA
- a CDS encoding FIST N-terminal domain-containing protein, with amino-acid sequence MPDSKGAPRGKRLLDARRYRSSVPRHRPRARGAPRDEPRRGRDLLRHSRLRARLRPDRARDPRDRGGGGGRRLQRCGGGVAGGRARAGCCGVGAGPARGLRGAPRLRSLAARPAEEVGRELGRVVATLDAEPKTLLLLADSYNLAPDELLAGVESAAPGTVVLGAGASEDGTIGETTVVGRGVASSNAVAGLAIGGLDVRSMVTQGGTPVGRWWKVTRAESNRILELDGEPALSVFLTEIPELLRADLREALRCTRAALADQITDGEETPPYVVRRLLGADVSQGALLVGDEVIPGMHFALAVRDPAAARESFARNVEEFAATSRDIAGALYFNSVERGEALYGIPDLDTAYLRRSLGDVEIAGFFSGAELAPLAGRNRFHQSSGVLVGFADG; translated from the coding sequence ATGCCAGACTCGAAAGGTGCTCCGCGTGGCAAGCGCCTTCTCGACGCACGCCGATACCGCTCAAGCGTGCCGCGACATCGCCCTCGAGCTCGAGGAGCGCCTCGGGACGAGCCGCGCCGAGGCCGCGATCTTCTTCGCCACTCCAGGCTACGGGCCCGCCTACGGCCGGATCGAGCGCGCGATCCGCGAGATCGTGGGGGTGGGGGAGGTCGTCGGCTGCAGCGCTGCGGGGGTGGTGTCGCGGGAGGGCGAGCGCGAGCGGGGTGCTGCGGTGTCGGCGCTGGCCCTGCGCGGGGACTTCGAGGTGCGCCGCGTCTTCGTTCCCTCGCTGCGCGGCCGGCGGAGGAGGTCGGCCGCGAGCTCGGGCGCGTGGTCGCGACGCTCGACGCCGAGCCCAAGACGCTCCTGCTCCTCGCCGACAGCTACAACCTCGCCCCGGACGAGCTGCTGGCGGGCGTCGAGAGCGCCGCGCCCGGCACCGTCGTGCTCGGCGCCGGAGCCTCCGAGGACGGCACGATCGGCGAGACCACGGTCGTCGGCCGCGGCGTCGCATCGAGCAACGCGGTCGCCGGGCTCGCCATCGGCGGGCTCGACGTGCGCAGCATGGTGACCCAGGGCGGCACCCCGGTCGGTCGCTGGTGGAAGGTGACCCGGGCGGAGAGCAATCGCATCCTCGAGCTCGACGGCGAGCCCGCGCTCTCCGTGTTCCTGACCGAGATCCCCGAGCTGCTGCGCGCGGATCTCCGCGAGGCGCTGCGCTGCACGCGCGCCGCGCTCGCCGACCAGATCACCGACGGCGAGGAAACGCCGCCCTACGTGGTGCGGCGTCTGCTCGGCGCGGACGTCTCGCAGGGCGCGCTGCTCGTCGGCGACGAGGTGATCCCCGGCATGCACTTCGCGCTCGCGGTGCGCGATCCGGCCGCGGCGCGCGAGAGCTTCGCGCGCAACGTCGAGGAGTTCGCCGCGACCAGCCGCGACATCGCGGGCGCGCTCTATTTCAACAGCGTCGAGCGCGGCGAGGCGCTGTATGGCATACCGGACCTCGACACGGCGTACCTGCGACGCTCGCTGGGCGACGTCGAGATCGCGGGCTTCTTCTCCGGAGCGGAGCTCGCGCCTCTCGCGGGTCGGAATCGCTTCCACCAGTCGTCCGGGGTGCTCGTCGGGTTCGCCGACGGTTGA
- the gloB gene encoding hydroxyacylglutathione hydrolase: MRVVAVPVLQDNYSYLIIDEDERVAAVVDCAEVEPVLEAARREGVTLTTVLSTHHHYDHVGGNEELASRMPVRIYGNADDAARIPRLTDGVREGDKVRVGRLEAEVIFIPAHTSGHIAYHFPRERAVFTGDTLFAAGCGRLFEGNPEQMMASLAKINSLPEDTKVYCGHEYTVRNLEFAHMLEPSNQAIADKLAWARSRRAQGQPTVPSTIASERATNPFLRTSSPELRESVRARVPSVDDDDVKIFAATRKLKDEF, translated from the coding sequence GTGCGTGTCGTCGCTGTGCCGGTCCTGCAGGACAACTACAGCTACTTGATCATCGACGAAGACGAGCGCGTCGCCGCCGTCGTCGACTGCGCAGAGGTCGAGCCCGTGCTCGAGGCCGCGCGTCGCGAGGGCGTGACGCTCACCACCGTGCTGTCGACCCACCACCACTACGACCACGTCGGCGGCAACGAGGAGCTCGCGTCGCGGATGCCGGTGCGGATCTACGGCAACGCAGACGACGCCGCGCGCATCCCGCGCCTCACCGACGGCGTGCGCGAGGGCGACAAGGTCCGCGTGGGTCGCCTCGAGGCCGAGGTGATCTTCATCCCGGCGCACACGAGCGGTCACATCGCGTACCACTTCCCGCGCGAGCGCGCGGTGTTCACCGGCGACACGCTGTTCGCCGCGGGCTGCGGACGCCTCTTCGAGGGCAACCCCGAGCAGATGATGGCGTCGCTCGCGAAGATCAACAGCCTGCCCGAGGACACCAAGGTCTACTGCGGCCACGAGTACACCGTGCGCAACCTCGAGTTCGCGCACATGCTGGAGCCGTCAAACCAAGCGATCGCCGACAAGCTCGCGTGGGCGCGCTCGCGCCGCGCGCAGGGACAGCCGACCGTGCCGAGCACGATCGCGTCCGAGCGCGCGACCAATCCGTTCCTGCGCACGAGCAGCCCCGAGCTGCGCGAGTCGGTGCGCGCACGCGTTCCGAGCGTCGATGACGACGACGTGAAGATCTTCGCGGCGACCCGAAAGCTCAAGGACGAGTTCTGA